One Halobaculum roseum DNA segment encodes these proteins:
- a CDS encoding helix-turn-helix transcriptional regulator, with protein MRYVALLAALALIVSLAAGATAAGAVQSANSPSPADLPVGGADTGQAIASSPGAASPQLASTVGAPRTNFTVSLREDRSARWTVETRVRLDDEHARDAFREYASEYEAGDAEGGPTVEPFENAAAAAAEATGREMSIERVNRTATLTNRSGVLRLRFTWTNFLEPGDDGVLALGDAFRTPSNGTWFGSLSASQRLVIEPPADYEVSDVSQGFSYSISDRRIVAEGPQRFEAGDISVRYEPGDPEPESSFLLELLAGAGVVLLFVVAVLAYRRGNVAGAGAGGSADANADAGTGSTPGGARGSTEGAAADPGPNDGNGRDGGSAGAAPDRAETGEGSTGGAVGATAAGDGTTADGTDGDGTAAAGEERDDGATEPEEDLELLSDEERVERLLDGHGGRMRQGTIVDETGWSDAKVSQLLSAMADEGRVEKLRLGRENLISLVDDGDDDGGDDDGSEGDGSGGNGSRDDGDGGGGSGDDGGDAVGPGPGGWS; from the coding sequence ATGCGGTACGTCGCCCTCCTCGCCGCGCTCGCCCTCATCGTCTCGCTTGCCGCGGGCGCGACGGCCGCGGGCGCCGTCCAGTCGGCGAACTCGCCGTCACCCGCGGACCTCCCCGTCGGCGGGGCAGATACCGGTCAGGCGATCGCGTCGTCGCCTGGCGCTGCGTCCCCCCAACTCGCCTCGACCGTCGGCGCGCCGCGAACGAACTTCACCGTCTCCCTCCGGGAGGACCGCTCGGCCCGGTGGACCGTCGAAACGCGGGTCCGGCTCGACGACGAGCACGCCCGCGACGCCTTCCGTGAGTACGCCAGCGAGTACGAGGCGGGCGACGCGGAGGGTGGACCGACGGTCGAGCCGTTCGAGAACGCCGCGGCCGCGGCCGCGGAGGCGACCGGCCGCGAGATGTCGATCGAGCGGGTGAACCGGACGGCGACGCTGACGAACCGATCCGGCGTCCTCCGGCTCCGGTTCACCTGGACGAACTTCCTCGAACCGGGCGACGACGGCGTCCTCGCGCTCGGGGACGCGTTCCGGACACCGAGCAACGGCACGTGGTTCGGCTCGCTGTCGGCCTCCCAGCGGCTCGTCATCGAGCCGCCCGCGGACTACGAGGTCAGCGACGTATCGCAAGGGTTCAGCTACTCGATCAGCGACCGCCGGATCGTCGCCGAGGGTCCCCAGCGGTTCGAGGCCGGGGACATCTCGGTCCGGTACGAGCCCGGCGATCCCGAGCCGGAGTCGTCGTTCCTGCTCGAACTGCTCGCCGGCGCCGGCGTCGTGTTGCTGTTCGTCGTCGCGGTGTTGGCGTACCGCCGCGGCAACGTCGCCGGCGCCGGTGCCGGCGGGAGCGCCGACGCCAACGCCGACGCCGGGACGGGATCGACGCCCGGGGGCGCCCGTGGGTCGACCGAGGGTGCCGCCGCCGACCCCGGTCCGAACGACGGCAACGGGCGCGATGGCGGATCCGCGGGCGCCGCGCCCGATCGAGCGGAGACCGGTGAGGGATCGACCGGCGGTGCCGTCGGCGCGACCGCCGCGGGCGACGGGACGACGGCCGACGGAACGGACGGCGACGGTACTGCCGCCGCAGGCGAAGAACGGGACGACGGCGCCACTGAACCCGAGGAGGACCTTGAACTCCTCTCGGACGAGGAACGCGTCGAACGGCTCCTCGACGGTCACGGCGGCCGGATGCGCCAGGGAACCATCGTCGACGAGACGGGGTGGTCCGACGCGAAGGTGTCGCAGCTACTGTCGGCGATGGCCGACGAGGGGCGCGTCGAGAAGCTGCGGCTCGGCCGGGAGAACCTCATCTCGCTGGTCGACGACGGGGACGACGACGGAGGCGACGACGACGGGAGCGAGGGCGACGGGTCGGGCGGGAACGGGAGCCGCGATGACGGAGACGGCGGAGGCGGATCGGGCGACGACGGGGGCGACGCGGTCGGTCCCGGACCCGGCGGCTGGTCGTAG
- a CDS encoding electron transfer flavoprotein subunit beta/FixA family protein, giving the protein MKILVTVKEVAEAADDFEIEGTDIGEQFLEYDLNEWDDYAVEAAVQLSEEYDDVEVVSATIGPERSEETIRMALAKGVDRAIRVWDDDVAGADLDVAAKTRLFAAVVEEEEPDLVLSGVQAADDGFGATGVSLADEIGFDWAAVVNHLDTDDDLSTAHVHRELEGGIEELTDVDLPAVLTIQTGLNEPRYASLRGIRQAQGKEIAEFGLADLGLDADAVASPIERTAMYEPETESDATYFDGSADEQAAQLADVLRDKGVVSE; this is encoded by the coding sequence ATGAAGATCCTCGTCACGGTCAAGGAGGTCGCGGAGGCGGCCGACGACTTCGAGATCGAGGGGACAGACATCGGGGAGCAGTTCCTCGAGTACGACCTCAACGAGTGGGACGACTACGCCGTCGAGGCGGCCGTCCAGCTCTCGGAGGAGTACGACGACGTGGAGGTCGTCTCGGCCACCATCGGTCCCGAGCGCTCCGAGGAGACGATCCGGATGGCGCTCGCGAAGGGCGTCGACCGCGCGATCCGCGTGTGGGACGACGACGTCGCGGGCGCCGACCTCGACGTTGCGGCCAAGACGCGGCTGTTCGCGGCCGTCGTCGAGGAGGAGGAGCCCGACCTCGTGCTCTCGGGCGTGCAGGCGGCCGACGACGGCTTCGGCGCCACCGGCGTCTCGCTGGCCGACGAGATCGGCTTCGACTGGGCGGCCGTGGTCAACCACCTCGACACCGACGACGACCTTTCGACGGCGCACGTCCACCGCGAGCTCGAGGGGGGAATCGAGGAGCTGACCGACGTGGACCTCCCGGCGGTGCTCACGATCCAGACGGGACTGAACGAGCCGCGGTACGCCAGCCTGCGCGGCATTCGCCAGGCCCAGGGCAAGGAGATCGCCGAGTTCGGTCTCGCCGACCTCGGCCTCGACGCCGACGCGGTCGCCTCGCCCATCGAGCGCACCGCGATGTACGAGCCCGAGACGGAGTCGGACGCGACGTACTTCGACGGCTCTGCCGACGAACAGGCGGCGCAGTTGGCCGACGTGCTCCGCGACAAGGGGGTGGTGTCGGAATGA
- a CDS encoding electron transfer flavoprotein subunit alpha/FixB family protein: MSDVLAVADHRRGELRDVSFEIVRAGRELAADLGGDLHLAVIAGDTEAFADRLSLAGVDAIHVVDDGVEFNHDLYAGATAALFEELSPTAVLMPNSVNGLDYAPAVANRLDLPLVADAVGLAYDGGLEATREMYGSKVETAVGVSEEPFAVTVRGGEWAAVEETADVPVEAFDYEFDESASGARVQGFEEVGAGDVDIADAEFLVSIGRGIEEEENLELIEELAEVTGATLSSSRPIVDNGWLPKNRQVGQSGKQVTPDVYLAIGISGAVQHVAGMKGAETIIAINTDPNAPIFDIADYGIVGDLFDVVPELIEQFS, from the coding sequence ATGAGCGACGTGCTCGCGGTCGCCGACCACCGACGCGGCGAGCTTCGCGACGTGAGCTTCGAGATCGTCCGCGCCGGGCGCGAGTTGGCGGCCGACCTCGGCGGCGACCTCCACCTCGCGGTGATCGCCGGCGACACCGAGGCGTTCGCCGACCGGCTCTCGCTCGCGGGCGTCGACGCGATCCACGTCGTGGACGACGGCGTGGAGTTCAACCACGACCTGTACGCCGGCGCGACGGCCGCGCTGTTCGAGGAACTGTCGCCGACGGCGGTCCTGATGCCCAACTCCGTCAACGGCCTCGACTACGCGCCGGCGGTCGCCAACCGCCTCGACCTGCCGCTGGTCGCCGACGCGGTCGGCCTCGCGTACGACGGCGGGTTGGAGGCCACCCGCGAGATGTACGGATCGAAGGTCGAGACGGCCGTCGGGGTGAGCGAGGAGCCGTTCGCCGTCACCGTCCGCGGGGGCGAGTGGGCCGCCGTCGAGGAGACGGCCGACGTCCCCGTCGAGGCGTTCGACTACGAGTTCGACGAGTCGGCCTCCGGCGCCCGCGTGCAGGGCTTCGAGGAGGTCGGCGCCGGCGACGTGGACATCGCAGACGCGGAGTTCCTCGTCTCGATCGGCCGCGGTATCGAGGAGGAAGAGAACCTCGAACTCATCGAGGAACTCGCCGAGGTCACCGGCGCGACGCTGTCGTCCTCGCGGCCGATCGTCGACAACGGCTGGCTCCCGAAGAACCGGCAGGTCGGCCAGTCGGGCAAGCAGGTGACGCCGGACGTGTACCTCGCGATCGGTATCTCCGGGGCCGTCCAGCACGTCGCCGGGATGAAGGGTGCCGAGACGATCATCGCGATCAACACGGACCCGAACGCGCCGATCTTCGACATCGCCGACTACGGGATCGTCGGCGACCTGTTCGACGTGGTGCCGGAACTCATCGAACAGTTCTCCTGA
- a CDS encoding polyprenyl synthetase family protein yields MEYLERRVAMVDERLAEVTGAVEPSELGEEIEHVALAGGKRVRPTVTLLACEAAGGDPEDAVDFAVGVELVHNASLVIDDIIDRSDVRRGTPSAWAAFGYGPAIVASDGMLGEAFHLFSANEQAMQVVAEAMVELGEGEATELVAKPTNEEEYMTLARRKTGALFRAAAELGAVAAGADGFTIEAFGEYAERVGVAFQIRDDVLDATADAEELGKPTGVDEAVDRPSLLQVTDLTPEEADQRARDQADAALEALETAGVGESDARGYLRDLAEFVVVRER; encoded by the coding sequence ATGGAGTATCTGGAGCGTCGGGTCGCGATGGTCGACGAGCGCCTCGCGGAGGTGACCGGGGCGGTCGAGCCGTCGGAACTCGGCGAGGAGATCGAGCACGTCGCGCTCGCGGGCGGCAAGCGCGTCCGCCCGACCGTGACGCTCCTGGCGTGTGAGGCCGCCGGCGGCGACCCCGAGGACGCCGTCGACTTCGCGGTCGGGGTCGAGCTCGTCCACAACGCCTCGCTGGTCATCGACGACATCATCGACCGCTCGGACGTGCGCCGCGGCACCCCCTCGGCGTGGGCGGCGTTCGGCTACGGCCCCGCGATCGTCGCCTCCGACGGCATGCTCGGGGAGGCGTTTCACCTCTTCTCCGCGAACGAGCAGGCGATGCAGGTCGTCGCCGAGGCGATGGTGGAGCTCGGCGAGGGCGAGGCGACTGAGCTGGTCGCGAAGCCCACGAACGAGGAGGAGTACATGACGCTCGCGCGCCGCAAGACGGGCGCGTTGTTCCGTGCGGCCGCCGAACTCGGCGCCGTCGCCGCCGGCGCCGACGGCTTCACGATCGAGGCGTTCGGCGAGTACGCCGAGCGCGTCGGCGTCGCCTTCCAGATCCGCGACGACGTGCTCGACGCGACCGCCGACGCCGAGGAGTTGGGCAAGCCGACCGGCGTCGACGAGGCTGTCGACCGACCGTCACTGCTGCAGGTGACGGACCTCACCCCGGAGGAGGCCGACCAGCGCGCCCGCGACCAGGCGGACGCGGCGCTGGAGGCGCTGGAGACCGCGGGGGTCGGCGAGTCGGACGCTCGCGGATACCTGCGGGATCTGGCGGAGTTCGTCGTGGTTCGGGAGCGGTAG
- a CDS encoding 2-oxoacid:ferredoxin oxidoreductase subunit beta: protein MSSQVRFTDFKSDKQPTWCPGCGDFGTMNGMMKALAETGNDPDNTFVVAGIGCSGKIGTYMHSYAIHGVHGRALPVGAGVKMANPDLEVMVAGGDGDGYSIGAGHFVHAVRRNVDMSYVVMDNRIYGLTKGQASPTSREDFETSTTPEGPQQPPVNPLALALASGATFIAQSFSSDALRHQEIVKQAIEHDGFGFVNVFSPCVTFNDVDTYDYFRDSLVDLADTDYDPTDREAAKEKVLDADKEYMGVLYQDEESRSYEQTHGLDSNMSDIDHEGAPEGAMDLVREFY from the coding sequence ATGAGTTCCCAGGTCAGGTTCACCGACTTCAAATCCGACAAGCAGCCCACGTGGTGTCCCGGATGCGGCGACTTCGGGACGATGAACGGCATGATGAAGGCGCTCGCGGAGACGGGCAACGACCCCGACAACACCTTCGTGGTCGCCGGCATCGGCTGTTCGGGCAAGATCGGCACGTACATGCACAGCTACGCGATCCACGGCGTCCACGGCCGCGCGCTCCCGGTCGGCGCCGGCGTGAAGATGGCCAACCCCGACCTGGAAGTGATGGTCGCCGGCGGCGACGGCGACGGCTACTCCATCGGCGCGGGCCACTTCGTCCACGCCGTCCGCCGCAACGTCGACATGAGCTACGTCGTGATGGACAACCGCATCTACGGGCTGACGAAGGGGCAGGCCTCCCCGACCAGCCGGGAGGACTTCGAGACCTCGACGACGCCGGAGGGGCCCCAGCAGCCGCCCGTCAACCCGCTCGCGCTCGCGCTCGCATCGGGCGCGACGTTCATCGCCCAGTCGTTCTCCAGTGACGCCCTGCGTCACCAGGAGATCGTCAAGCAGGCGATCGAGCACGACGGGTTCGGCTTCGTGAACGTGTTCTCGCCGTGCGTCACGTTCAACGACGTCGACACCTACGACTACTTCCGCGACTCGCTGGTCGACCTCGCGGACACCGACTACGACCCGACCGACCGCGAGGCGGCCAAGGAGAAGGTTCTCGACGCCGACAAGGAGTACATGGGCGTGCTCTACCAGGACGAGGAGAGCCGGTCGTACGAGCAGACGCACGGTCTCGACTCGAACATGAGCGACATCGACCACGAGGGCGCCCCCGAGGGCGCGATGGACCTCGTGAGAGAGTTCTACTAA
- a CDS encoding 2-oxoacid:acceptor oxidoreductase subunit alpha produces MPADFNWAIGGEAGDGIDSTGKIFAQALSRAGRHVFTSKDFASRIRGGYTAYKVRTSTEKVRSVVDRLDVLVALTPRTIEENLDELHEGSVIIYDGERTTMADVEIPDGMIGLDVPLKSLAEDAGGAIMRNVVALGAACEATNFDIEHLDSSLKKRFGDKGQALVDNNKQAARLGQEYVQEEYSDIEFDYDLETTDNDYVLLNGDEAIGMGAIAAGCKYYAGYPITPATDVMTYLKGRIENFGGHVVQAEDELAAINLALGAARAGARSMTATSGPGIDLMTETFGLVATSETPLVIVDVMRSGPSTGMPTKQEQGDLNMMLYGGHGEIPRFVVAPTTVDECFWKTVEAFNLAEKYQTPVYLAADLAMAVTEQTFEPDAFDMDAVEIDRGKVVDEDTIGEHQTESGGFKPHELTEDGVSPRAFPGTEGGAHMSTGLEHDEQGRRTEDTEMRVKQVDKRNRKVETAREREDFSPREFGDPESDNLVVTWGSNEGTLVEALEFLEEEDIDVRILSVPYLFPRPDLTEEFEAADEVVVVECNATGQFADVVEHDTLQRVKRVNKYNGVQFKADELADDIKETLAPDEGQEVEA; encoded by the coding sequence ATGCCAGCGGACTTCAACTGGGCCATCGGCGGGGAGGCCGGCGATGGCATCGACTCCACCGGGAAGATCTTCGCGCAGGCGCTCTCCCGGGCGGGTCGACACGTCTTCACGTCGAAGGACTTCGCCTCCCGGATCCGGGGCGGCTACACCGCGTACAAGGTGCGCACGTCCACGGAGAAGGTCCGGTCGGTCGTCGACCGGCTGGACGTCCTCGTCGCGCTCACGCCCCGAACGATCGAGGAGAACCTCGACGAGCTCCACGAGGGCTCGGTCATCATCTACGACGGCGAGCGGACGACGATGGCCGACGTCGAGATCCCCGACGGGATGATCGGGCTCGACGTGCCGCTCAAGAGCCTCGCGGAGGACGCCGGCGGCGCCATCATGCGCAACGTCGTCGCGCTGGGCGCAGCCTGCGAGGCGACGAACTTCGACATCGAGCACCTCGACTCCTCGCTGAAGAAGCGCTTCGGCGACAAGGGCCAGGCGCTCGTCGACAACAACAAGCAGGCGGCCCGACTCGGCCAGGAGTACGTTCAGGAGGAGTACTCCGACATCGAGTTCGACTACGACCTGGAGACGACCGACAACGACTACGTCCTGCTCAACGGCGACGAGGCGATCGGCATGGGTGCCATCGCGGCCGGCTGCAAGTACTACGCCGGCTACCCGATCACGCCCGCGACGGACGTGATGACGTACCTGAAGGGCCGCATCGAGAACTTCGGCGGCCACGTCGTCCAGGCGGAGGACGAGCTCGCGGCGATCAACCTGGCGCTCGGCGCCGCGCGCGCCGGAGCGCGCTCGATGACGGCGACCTCCGGGCCCGGCATCGACCTGATGACCGAGACGTTCGGCCTCGTCGCGACCTCCGAGACCCCGCTGGTCATCGTCGACGTAATGCGCTCGGGTCCCTCGACGGGGATGCCGACCAAGCAGGAGCAGGGCGACCTCAACATGATGCTGTACGGCGGGCACGGCGAGATCCCGCGGTTCGTCGTCGCGCCCACGACCGTCGACGAGTGCTTTTGGAAGACCGTCGAGGCGTTCAACCTCGCCGAGAAGTACCAGACCCCCGTCTACCTCGCGGCCGACCTCGCGATGGCGGTCACCGAGCAGACGTTCGAGCCCGACGCCTTCGACATGGACGCCGTCGAGATCGACCGCGGCAAGGTCGTAGACGAGGACACGATCGGCGAGCACCAGACCGAGTCTGGCGGCTTCAAGCCGCACGAGCTCACCGAGGACGGCGTCTCCCCGCGCGCGTTCCCCGGCACGGAGGGCGGCGCGCACATGTCCACCGGCCTGGAGCACGACGAGCAGGGCCGCCGGACCGAGGACACGGAGATGCGCGTCAAGCAGGTCGACAAGCGCAACCGCAAGGTCGAGACCGCCCGCGAGCGGGAGGACTTCTCGCCGCGGGAGTTCGGCGACCCCGAGTCGGACAACCTCGTCGTCACGTGGGGGTCCAACGAGGGGACCCTCGTCGAGGCGCTGGAGTTCCTCGAGGAGGAGGACATCGACGTGCGGATCCTCTCGGTGCCGTACCTGTTCCCGCGTCCGGACCTCACCGAGGAGTTCGAGGCGGCCGACGAGGTCGTCGTCGTCGAGTGTAACGCGACGGGCCAGTTCGCGGACGTGGTCGAGCACGACACGCTCCAGCGCGTGAAACGGGTTAACAAGTACAACGGCGTGCAGTTCAAGGCGGACGAGCTCGCCGACGACATCAAGGAGACCCTGGCCCCCGACGAGGGCCAGGAGGTGGAAGCATGA
- a CDS encoding FAD-dependent oxidoreductase — protein sequence MDATVAVRSVAEVGPDTVAVTLDSPAEFDGRPGQFVKLTAVVDDEEVSRFYTISSPDTDGEFETTVGLDGGDFSAYLAALEAGDEIEMAGPFGDDYYRGEARAVVLAGGPGVGPAVAIGEAALAAGNEAAVVYRDDAPAHTERLDALAERGASVVVTDGDIADAVAEAITGADGEQAFVYGFADFVDTATAALSAAGYAGDAKVENFG from the coding sequence ATGGACGCCACAGTCGCGGTGCGGTCGGTCGCGGAAGTCGGTCCCGATACGGTCGCGGTGACGCTCGATTCGCCCGCGGAGTTCGACGGGAGACCGGGGCAGTTCGTGAAGCTCACCGCCGTCGTCGACGACGAGGAGGTGTCGCGCTTCTACACGATCTCCTCGCCCGACACCGACGGCGAGTTCGAGACGACCGTCGGCCTCGACGGCGGCGACTTCTCGGCGTACCTCGCGGCCCTGGAGGCCGGCGACGAGATCGAGATGGCCGGTCCCTTCGGCGACGACTACTACCGGGGCGAGGCGCGCGCGGTCGTGCTCGCGGGCGGCCCGGGCGTCGGCCCCGCGGTCGCCATCGGCGAGGCGGCGCTGGCGGCGGGCAACGAGGCCGCCGTCGTCTACCGGGACGACGCGCCGGCACACACCGAGCGCCTCGACGCGCTGGCAGAGCGCGGCGCGAGCGTCGTGGTCACCGACGGCGACATCGCCGACGCGGTCGCCGAGGCGATCACGGGCGCCGACGGCGAGCAGGCGTTCGTCTACGGCTTCGCCGACTTCGTCGACACGGCGACCGCGGCGCTCTCGGCGGCGGGGTACGCGGGCGACGCGAAAGTCGAGAACTTCGGGTAA
- a CDS encoding alkaline phosphatase family protein, translating into MGLFDRLRGDDDPRVAFIGIDGVPNSLLAEHPDRFPNFAALADEGSSAAIDSIVPPESSACWPALTTGVNPGETGVYGFQDREVGSYDTYVPMGRDVQATRIWDRIAEDGRDASVLNVPVTFPPQRNVQRMVSGFLSPGVDKAAYPDDLREYLESIDYRIDTNAKLGHNDDKSEFLEVSHETLDKRFEAFTHYIEQDDWDLFFGVFMTTDRVNHFLFEDYARDGEYYEEFMEFYEKVDDYVGQIREMLPEDVTLVVASDHGFTVQDYEVEINRWLQNEGWLEFEDDDHEELGDIADDARAYSLIPGRLYLNLEGREPRGSVPREDYEEVRDELKADIEALEGPDGTPVAKRVVEKEEAFRGDHDDIAPDLTIIPNHGFDLKAKFKPHDDGVFSTGPRNGMHSFENATLFVDDPDATIADADLLDIAPTILDLMDVDYARADFDGASLV; encoded by the coding sequence ATGGGACTATTCGACCGGCTCCGCGGGGACGACGATCCCCGAGTCGCGTTCATCGGTATCGACGGGGTGCCCAACTCGCTGCTGGCGGAACACCCCGACCGGTTCCCGAACTTCGCCGCGCTCGCCGACGAGGGCTCGTCCGCCGCCATCGACTCCATCGTTCCGCCGGAGTCGTCGGCGTGCTGGCCGGCGCTCACGACCGGCGTCAACCCGGGTGAGACGGGCGTGTACGGCTTCCAGGACCGCGAGGTCGGGAGCTACGACACGTACGTCCCGATGGGTCGGGACGTGCAGGCGACGCGCATCTGGGACCGGATCGCCGAGGACGGCCGCGACGCGAGCGTGCTGAACGTCCCGGTGACGTTCCCGCCCCAGCGCAACGTCCAGCGGATGGTCTCGGGGTTCCTCTCGCCGGGCGTCGACAAGGCGGCCTACCCCGACGACCTCCGGGAGTACCTCGAGTCGATAGACTACCGGATCGACACGAACGCGAAACTCGGGCACAACGACGACAAGAGCGAGTTCCTCGAGGTCTCCCACGAGACCCTCGACAAGCGCTTCGAGGCGTTCACCCACTACATCGAGCAGGACGACTGGGACCTGTTCTTCGGCGTGTTCATGACGACCGACCGGGTGAACCACTTCCTGTTCGAGGACTACGCCCGCGACGGCGAGTACTACGAGGAGTTCATGGAGTTCTACGAGAAGGTCGACGACTACGTCGGGCAGATCCGCGAGATGCTCCCGGAGGACGTGACGCTCGTCGTCGCCTCCGACCACGGCTTCACCGTGCAGGACTACGAGGTGGAGATCAACCGGTGGCTCCAGAACGAGGGGTGGCTCGAGTTCGAGGACGACGACCACGAGGAGCTGGGCGACATCGCCGACGACGCGCGCGCGTACTCGCTCATCCCCGGCCGCCTGTACCTCAACCTGGAGGGCCGCGAGCCCCGCGGGTCGGTGCCCCGGGAGGACTACGAGGAGGTCCGCGACGAGCTGAAAGCGGACATCGAGGCCCTCGAGGGTCCCGACGGCACCCCCGTCGCCAAGCGCGTCGTCGAGAAGGAGGAGGCGTTCAGGGGCGACCACGACGACATCGCGCCGGACCTGACGATCATCCCGAACCACGGCTTCGACCTGAAGGCGAAGTTCAAGCCCCACGACGACGGCGTGTTCTCGACGGGGCCGCGAAACGGGATGCACAGCTTCGAGAACGCGACCCTGTTCGTCGACGACCCCGACGCGACGATCGCCGACGCCGACCTGCTCGACATCGCGCCGACTATCCTCGACCTGATGGACGTGGACTACGCCCGCGCCGACTTCGACGGCGCCAGCCTCGTCTGA
- a CDS encoding MFS transporter yields the protein MPDDSGAGTGAQTDADPEPDPLDSFRQFAALPGDVFVLSLAMFAFSLGFQATGRYLPQYLAVLGASSLALGAYGSVGNLVSAVFPYPGGALSDRLGSRTSLTLFGLASTLGFLVWWAADPFRTVPVGPTNLAVVMIFLGLFLSQAWKSFGLGATFAVVKQSVPPDRLASGFAATETFRRTAFLLGPLLVAGVLSVYAFTEGFRLVLLGAAVVGAVATVAQFVLYDASNDSIGKSFAGVGMVLEDLRSLPDTLGPLLVGDTLVRFANGMVYVFFVRVVVDVLAVGATLPVVGELSPEAYFGVLLGIEMAVALLTMVPVARLARSVGLKPVVALGFAVYAVFPAMLIFAPPDATLLAVLFAFSGLRFAGLPAHKALIVGPAEADAGGRVTGTYYLVRNVITIPSALVGGWIYGRSPEVAFALATVVGLVGVAYFLLQGREFEAYASA from the coding sequence ATGCCGGACGATTCCGGGGCGGGGACCGGCGCGCAGACCGACGCGGACCCCGAACCGGACCCCCTCGACTCCTTCCGGCAGTTCGCCGCGCTCCCGGGCGACGTGTTCGTGCTCTCGCTTGCGATGTTCGCGTTCAGCCTCGGCTTTCAGGCGACCGGGCGGTACCTGCCGCAGTATCTCGCGGTGCTCGGCGCCTCCAGCCTCGCGCTCGGCGCCTACGGCTCGGTCGGCAACCTCGTCTCCGCGGTGTTCCCGTACCCGGGGGGCGCGCTGTCGGACCGGCTCGGCTCGCGCACGTCGCTCACGCTGTTCGGCCTCGCGTCGACGCTCGGCTTCCTCGTGTGGTGGGCGGCCGACCCGTTCCGGACGGTGCCAGTCGGCCCGACGAACCTCGCGGTCGTCATGATCTTCCTCGGGCTGTTCCTCTCGCAGGCGTGGAAGTCGTTCGGGCTCGGCGCGACGTTCGCGGTGGTGAAGCAGTCGGTGCCGCCCGACCGGCTCGCCTCCGGGTTCGCCGCCACGGAGACGTTTCGACGGACGGCGTTCCTGCTGGGGCCGCTGCTCGTCGCCGGCGTGCTCTCCGTGTACGCGTTCACCGAGGGATTCCGCCTCGTCTTGCTGGGCGCGGCCGTCGTCGGGGCGGTCGCGACGGTCGCCCAGTTCGTCCTCTACGACGCCTCGAACGACTCGATCGGGAAGTCGTTCGCGGGCGTCGGCATGGTCCTCGAGGACCTGCGGTCGCTGCCGGACACGCTCGGCCCGCTGCTCGTCGGCGACACGTTGGTGCGGTTCGCCAACGGGATGGTGTACGTGTTCTTCGTGCGCGTCGTCGTCGACGTGCTGGCGGTCGGCGCGACGCTCCCGGTCGTGGGGGAGCTCTCCCCGGAGGCGTACTTCGGCGTCCTGCTGGGGATCGAGATGGCGGTCGCCCTGCTCACGATGGTGCCGGTCGCACGCCTCGCGCGGTCGGTCGGCCTCAAGCCCGTGGTCGCGCTCGGGTTCGCCGTCTACGCCGTGTTCCCCGCGATGTTGATCTTCGCGCCGCCGGACGCGACGCTGCTGGCGGTGCTGTTCGCGTTCTCTGGGCTCCGGTTCGCGGGCCTGCCCGCCCACAAGGCGCTCATCGTCGGGCCGGCCGAGGCCGACGCCGGCGGGCGCGTGACGGGCACGTACTACCTCGTCCGCAACGTGATCACCATCCCGAGCGCCCTCGTCGGCGGCTGGATCTACGGCCGGTCGCCGGAGGTCGCGTTCGCCCTCGCGACAGTCGTCGGCCTCGTCGGCGTCGCGTACTTCCTCCTGCAGGGCCGCGAGTTCGAGGCGTACGCGAGCGCCTGA
- a CDS encoding response regulator codes for MSTDDSIRTGTADRGAESRGDDGTAESLRVVHVESDAEFAALTDAYLRRCFPGIELVHADGVADAVAAVRSGVDCVVTDHRPPLTDAAEVATGVRRVDAGVPVVALSGALDDPDRAAGVDGAISKRRGLDALDALVERVSHAAATDGSEPSGLP; via the coding sequence ATGTCGACGGACGACTCGATCCGAACGGGGACGGCGGACCGGGGCGCCGAGAGCCGTGGCGACGACGGGACGGCGGAGTCGCTCCGGGTCGTCCACGTCGAATCCGACGCGGAGTTCGCGGCGCTGACGGACGCCTATCTCCGACGGTGCTTCCCCGGGATCGAACTCGTGCACGCGGACGGCGTCGCGGACGCGGTCGCGGCCGTCCGGTCGGGCGTCGACTGTGTCGTTACCGACCACCGGCCGCCCCTGACCGACGCCGCCGAGGTCGCGACGGGGGTCCGCCGCGTCGACGCGGGCGTTCCGGTCGTCGCGCTCTCGGGCGCCCTCGACGACCCCGACCGGGCTGCCGGGGTCGACGGGGCCATCTCGAAGCGCCGGGGCCTCGACGCGCTGGACGCGCTCGTCGAGCGCGTGTCGCACGCGGCGGCGACCGACGGAAGCGAACCGAGCGGACTGCCGTAG